The following are from one region of the Knoellia sp. p5-6-4 genome:
- a CDS encoding GNAT family N-acetyltransferase — protein sequence MVTLVPVSGLDDSQRDLFTRWAEVYAASGRAVFGDEHTAWGADELRELERNPHRRTIAAAAVQPDGEVAGAVLVVLRTRENPRVAFLSLAVHPDHRLRGVGSELLRWAEARAVEHGRSVFIAETEWPAGAKDVSGEGFARGHGYTAAQHVLRSTLLLPVDDATVGDVAADDGDYTLETSVDGIPGSWLEDRAELQRRMSTDVPLGDLQLEEEDWDAARMRGEYDVLASMGRRVVETVARHLPSGRLVGYTQVQFSPETPTLGYQQDTLVVREHRGHALGLRLKAANTLAVMEHLPELTGIRTWNAEDNAHMLAVNQRLGYAVDAHRREWQKVLG from the coding sequence ATGGTCACCCTCGTGCCGGTCAGCGGCCTCGACGACTCCCAGCGCGACCTCTTCACGCGGTGGGCCGAGGTGTATGCCGCGTCCGGCCGCGCCGTGTTCGGCGACGAGCACACCGCGTGGGGCGCCGACGAGCTCCGCGAGCTGGAGCGCAACCCGCACCGCCGCACGATCGCCGCCGCAGCGGTGCAGCCGGACGGCGAGGTGGCCGGCGCGGTGCTCGTCGTGCTCCGCACCCGGGAGAACCCCCGGGTGGCCTTCCTGTCACTGGCGGTGCACCCCGACCACCGCCTCCGGGGAGTGGGCAGCGAGCTGCTCCGCTGGGCAGAGGCCCGGGCTGTCGAGCACGGACGCAGCGTCTTCATCGCCGAGACCGAGTGGCCGGCTGGGGCCAAAGACGTCTCTGGCGAGGGCTTCGCCCGGGGGCACGGCTACACAGCGGCGCAGCACGTCCTGCGCAGCACCCTCCTGCTGCCCGTGGACGACGCGACCGTCGGCGACGTCGCCGCAGACGACGGTGACTACACCCTCGAGACCAGCGTCGACGGCATACCCGGCTCGTGGCTGGAGGACCGGGCTGAGCTGCAGCGCCGGATGAGCACCGACGTGCCGCTCGGTGACCTGCAGCTCGAGGAGGAGGACTGGGACGCCGCGCGGATGCGGGGCGAGTACGACGTGCTCGCCTCCATGGGCCGTCGCGTCGTGGAGACCGTGGCCCGGCACCTCCCGTCCGGCCGGCTCGTCGGCTACACCCAGGTGCAGTTCTCGCCGGAGACGCCGACGCTGGGCTACCAGCAGGACACCCTCGTGGTGCGCGAGCACCGCGGCCACGCCCTGGGCCTGCGGCTCAAGGCGGCCAACACCCTCGCGGTGATGGAGCACCTGCCGGAGCTGACCGGCATCCGCACGTGGAACGCCGAGGACAACGCCCACATGCTCGCGGTCAACCAGCGGCTCGGCTACGCGGTCGACGCCCACAGGCGCGAGTGGCAGAAGGTGCTGGGCTGA